The Gambusia affinis linkage group LG05, SWU_Gaff_1.0, whole genome shotgun sequence region CAACCCCTGATCACAGTCAGACACAACCACATCTCCATCACTGCTGAAAGCCACATCCGATATGTTTAACCTAAAGGACGATTGGAGGATCAGGCTGAAGTTGTCCATCTGGTAAAGAAGGTGGAAGTCTTTCGTAAACACCTTCAAATTTGTGCTGCGGTGCCTTCCTCTTGGATGCTCCAACACTGCTGTGTTTCCGTTTTTTTGGCAATGAGCCACTGCTTTGGGACAACAAAGGTTGGCCAGGACTTTTTGACTCTCCAGGATAATGCCACAACTAAAGTTCACTTTAATTCTGAGCAGATTTCCAGCCTGGAGGTCAGAAACCAGGATGTGCCCACAACAGTCTGTGTCTACGCCCCATGGAAGTTGGAAGCAATCTTTGACCGTCACTACATGTATCCCCCTGGATGTGAAAACCTTCACAGATTTATCTCCTGCATCTGTCACTATGACATAACCAGTAGGACTCACTGCCACATCCACTGGGTAACAGATGTCCCCATTGCCTGTTCCTTTTTCTCCAAAACTGTGCAGCTTCTTCCCTTGTTGGTTAAACACCACTACTCTCTTCTCTCCATCATGCACCACAACTACTCCCCCCACAGAGCCCAAAACGGCGATTCCAGTGGGGTTGATGAGAGTCCCCCAACCCCCAAACGCAGCAAGGAGATGCAGAGCTGTTTCCGAGATAAATCCTCCTTCGGACCTGTGAGGGGGATAGGAGGACGAGGATTTCTGGGACAAGAGGAGCTCCTGCAGGTCACTCAGAACCTGGCAATAGGAGGTGCTGTCAACACTGCACAGCTGTCGACAGAACGGGCACTCCAGCTTCCTCAGGAGAGGGTGGGACAAAGCTGTGATGCATTCCAGACAGAGTACATGACCACAGGAAAGGTTCTGTGGTCTGCGCTCCCTCTGTTGCGAGTCAAACATCTCAAAGCAGACTTTACACTCCAGTAAGTTGAGCTGGATTTCCCTCAGGGTTGCCTCTGGACTAAGGCAGCAACGATGTGGGAGATCAGGAGTCTGGTCCATGATGACTGAAATTCACTGATGTCCTGGTAGCCTCTGCTGAGGTAGTTCATCTAACTGGTGCAGATGGAATAAGGTTTACGAAACAAAGCTGAAAATCTGGGAATTTCTGGCGACACGATGAAGAAAGACGGAGAGAACAAAATGGACTGGAGAAGCTCTGTGTTTACATGTCCTCTGCTTGGAGGCCTCAGTCACCACGTGATGTTTTAAATCTAGCTGAGGCTCTCTGGCGCCCTCTTTTGGAAATAACAGCTCATGAGAtgaattttgtacatttattacTGCTATTTGCAATTAGCATTTGCACAAGTTTGTTGCTGAACACTACTGAGCAAAAAGCATAATGAATCTGAGAAGGTTAAGGGAACAGAGTGGAAACAGGAAATCCATTCCATTAGAGGTTCGATTTAAAGTAGTTTGGCACTGGCAAGTTTAATAACATAACAGACATGTGGAAaatacaccgtgttccaaattattatgcaaattggatttaagcgTCATAAAGATTACATATTTTGTtatgctattaaatttatagatggtattatgtgtcagggctctttgaatcactataattaatttcagagacatgggttgattagtttgtctggtgagctcagttaaaggaaatctacttgagaaggatgttccacattattaagcaggccacaggtttcaagcaatatgggaaagagaaaggatctctctgctgacaaaaatcatcagatagtgtagtgccgtataacaaggtatgaaaacattagatatttaacaaaaacctgAAGCGTGAGGAGATTCAGAACAAGATGGGTTTGTtcagataaaggcataatgaggaaggtttctgttagacacaTTCAACAGATTAAGatagcagctgttaaaatgcctttacaaagcagcaaacagtcatttgaagctgctggtgcctccggaacctcaaggtggaggatcctccagaggcttgtggtgcatgaacctactattgggccgcCACTAatcagagctcacaagcagaaacggtggcagtgggcccagccgtacatgaagattaattttcaaacagacttgttcactgatgactgctgtgcaatccttggatggtccagatgagcgcagtagtggattggtggtggacggccaccatgtcccaacatggctgtgacatcatcaaggaggtggtggagtcatgctttgggccgAAATAaatggggagagagagagagagagagctggtcgGCCTCTTaagagtccatgaaggtgtgaaaatgaccacagcaaagtatatggactttctgactgatcactttctttcatggttcaaaaagaagagccgaaCCTTCAGTAGCACTATGACAACGAATGCTacaaggaataccactgtgtcattggccgctatgggcataaaaggggagaaactcatggtgaggtcacaatcctcctctgacctctgacctcaaccctattgaaaacctttggagtttcc contains the following coding sequences:
- the LOC122831458 gene encoding E3 ubiquitin-protein ligase NHLRC1-like codes for the protein MDQTPDLPHRCCLSPEATLREIQLNLLECKVCFEMFDSQQRERRPQNLSCGHVLCLECITALSHPLLRKLECPFCRQLCSVDSTSYCQVLSDLQELLLSQKSSSSYPPHRSEGGFISETALHLLAAFGGWGTLINPTGIAVLGSVGGVVVVHDGEKRVVVFNQQGKKLHSFGEKGTGNGDICYPVDVAVSPTGYVIVTDAGDKSVKVFTSRGIHVVTVKDCFQLPWGVDTDCCGHILVSDLQAGNLLRIKVNFSCGIILESQKVLANLCCPKAVAHCQKNGNTAVLEHPRGRHRSTNLKVFTKDFHLLYQMDNFSLILQSSFRLNISDVAFSSDGDVVVSDCDQGLICSLGNLQNHPVLTPLVGVHLIRPAGLVILNNTIITVDGGDHTVKIYSSKPGA